A window of Calonectris borealis chromosome 3, bCalBor7.hap1.2, whole genome shotgun sequence contains these coding sequences:
- the LYPLAL1 gene encoding lysophospholipase-like protein 1 isoform X3, with amino-acid sequence MAFQHIKVIYPTAPARPYTPMKGAFSTVWFDRYKISNDCPEHIESIDSMCRGLTDLINDEIKNGIAKNRIIIGGFSMGGGMAMHLAYRFHQDLAGVFALSSFLNKDSAVYQALKRNESVLPELFQCHGTADELVLYSWGEETNKILKSLGVSTSLHTFPNLNHELSRTEIEKLKTWIVKKLPVEAAKTNE; translated from the exons GCCATATACACCTATGAAAGGAGCTTTTTCCACTGTGTGGTTTGACAGGTATAAGATCTCTAATGATTGTCCAGAACACATTGAAAGTATTGATTCTATGTGCCGGGGACTTACAGACTTGATCAACGATGAGATTAAAAATGGCATTGCAAAGAATAGGATAATAATAG GAGGCTTTTCGATGGGAGGTGGAATGGCAATGCATTTAGCATATAGGTTTCATCAAGATCTGGCAGGAGTCTTTGCTTTGTCTAGTTTTCTCAATAAAGACTCTGCTGTTTACCAG gctttgaaaagaaatgaaagtgttCTTCCAGAATTATTTCAGTGTCATGGAACTGCTGATGAACTAGTTCTCTACTCATGGGGTGAAGAGACCAACAAGATATTAAAGTCACTGGGAGTATCAACATCTCTTCATACTTTTCCAAACCTTAATCATGAGTTAAGcagaactgaaatagaaaaactAAAAACTTGGATTGTAAAGAAATTACCTGTTGAAGCAGCAAAGACAAACGAATAA